A single region of the Leishmania panamensis strain MHOM/PA/94/PSC-1 chromosome 21 sequence genome encodes:
- a CDS encoding hypothetical protein (TriTrypDB/GeneDB-style sysID: LpmP.21.1600), with protein sequence MIFMIVNAVLSAILFMIVVGPPLFIYNPDYHGGEPNWPPSAGEVIPDESVSQDVKQKLYLLLTIPACATINALFLYFSYYRPIRFIHYRVELNLLTLRLTLEARRQQLQKSGVLVVSRRSTGGGTGVPSSSCVMKSGSVVASHRSRRSERSVHFDQDSSSAQRLESTVNWVWRRHARPKSVRKDVWVNSAVFAEIGDLRDEVEQHFLTEGSVAEANFTKAVGVLVSSTSAVRLRQVDRAAAEEKPQKGFYLSSRSPLSALGSIHSGLGNTARHGRLRNNKAALLHRSTSVLRVPMENLDRDHRRGLSVPASCSGGGSANRLGSNFHFSRGGENTALGRGNPDAGLWQSTRGNILEQTHEPVGRNMSPCLSDELREVDAQW encoded by the coding sequence ATGATTTTCATGATCGTCAACGCGGTGCTCTCCGCGATCCTTTTTATGATAGTAGTGGGGCCGCCGCTGTTCATCTACAATCCTGACTATCACGGCGGAGAGCCGAATTGGCCGCCGAGTGCTGGCGAGGTCATTCCTGATGAGAGCGTGAGTCAAGACGTGAAGCAGAAGTTGTATCTGCTGCTCACCATCCCAGCATGCGCCACGATTAACGCCCTCTTCCTGTACTTTTCCTACTACCGCCCAATACGCTTTATCCACTACCGGGTCGAACTGAACTTGCTGACGCTACGCTTGACCTTagaggcgaggcggcagcagctgcagaagagcGGTGTGCTTGTCGTGAGCAGACGCAGTaccggtggcggcaccggtgTGCCTTCCTCGAGCTGTGTCATGAAGAGTGGCAGTGTCGTCGCCTCGCACCGATCAAGAAGGTCGGAGCGCAGCGTTCACTTCGATCAAGACAGCAGCTCAGCCCAGAGACTCGAGAGCACTGTGAACTGGGTGTGGCGTCGGCACGCGCGACCCAAGAGCGTGCGCAAGGATGTCTGGGTGAACTCGGCAGTCTTTGCGGAGATCGGAGACCTGCGCGACGAAGTTGAGCAACACTTTCTAACAGAGGGCAGCGTGGCAGAGGCCAACTTTACGAAGGCGGTTGGCGTGCTTGTGTCATCAACCTCCGCAGTGCGGCTGAGGCAGGTAGACAGAGCCGCCGCGGAGGAAAAGCCACAGAAGGGCTTTTACCTCTCCAGCCGCTCACCACTTTCTGCGCTCGGTTCTATCCACTCGGGTCTTGGGAACACGGCACGACACGGCAGACTAAGGAATAATaaggctgcgctgctgcaccgcagcacctctgtACTACGCGTGCCAATGGAAAACCTCGACCGCGACCACCGGCGGGGGTTGAGCGTGccggcgagctgcagcggtggtggttcGGCGAACCGCCTGGGCTCAAATTTCCACTTTTCCCGAGGAGGCGAGAACACCGCCTTGGGCCGTGGTAACCCAGACGCAGGCTTGTGGCAAAGCACACGAGGCAACATTCTAGAGCAGACGCACGAGCCAGTCGGCAGGAACATGTCTCCCTGCCTATCCGACGAACTTCGAGAAGTTGATGCGCAGTGGTAG
- a CDS encoding palmitoyl acyltransferase 3, putative (TriTrypDB/GeneDB-style sysID: LpmP.21.1610) has product MDDWELVRYALERRQYLVAMWITLHKPRFIATFVASARVMGWPVIALGVALVTFTVVIIARNVVPVLATPGTVSYGLLQALVVLVSFNIYVNYFCATTFSWQIGKAPAEYAYRDPHATNPADAPHVDSNSSEDSHEDSEHANDGGQRISRNAQEMSSVAPRLQLAQHAFSSPHKGAEAPGGTFDVTLNASSSPRVPLPAVTGGAVSSRPPLPVTNFAGIRVVHVYRGYDSADRDAAVTVPLSQPNAAVVHRRGGMGSLLACPISLTRRARTVCPGRECHLGCMPYHSRPEASLATLLELETLAGVAEHYPPRLRAARVLDAPRRYCHHCRRLKAPREHHCVICDECIAKMDHHCPWINNCVGAENQRYFLLLVWWLWAGTLLASTFMGYGYIHERSNARKLRHLRRQWRTSPYKAAVEAELRALRMPYGPAGVLLTSSLAILTLGLTVIIFLCMSLFLYVNQRLVLENTTAIECIYVDEKRKRVYQSTDFTYRNPYDLGKWLNFVDLFSPARDPFVKMELEAEAETARKATVNRPGGWASDRGPRWRSTARQLVQRLAVVVWLTGFPTFRPIYGDGVHYPIFDSLASGEPHPLLAV; this is encoded by the coding sequence ATGGACGATTGGGAGCTCGTCCGCTACGCGCTTGAGAGGCGCCAATACCTTGTCGCCATGTGGATCACGCTGCACAAACCGCGCTTCATTGCCACCTTCGTCGCCTCGGCGAGGGTCATGGGCTGGCCCGTAATCGCGCTTGGCGTGGCCCTCGTCACCTTCACAGTCGTGATAATCGCGCGCAACGTAGTCCCGGTGCTCGCCACACCGGGCACTGTTTCTTACGGGCTCCTGCAGGCCCTTGTTGTGCTGGTCTCCTTCAACATCTACGTGAACTACTTCTGCGCGACAACCTTCTCGTGGCAAATTGGCAAAGCCCCGGCAGAGTACGCGTATCGGGACCCGCACGCTACCAACCCGGCCGATGCTCCTCACGTCGACTCCAATTCCTCGGAGGACAGTCATGAGGACAGCGAGCATGCAAATGATGGTGGCCAACGGATCTCTCGTAATGCGCAAGAGATGAGCTCTGTTGCACCCCGTCTTCAGTTAGCACAGCACGCGTTTTCCTCTCCGCACAAAGGCGCGGAGGCGCCTGGAGGCACCTTTGACGTTACTCTCAAcgcctcctcatcgcctcGAGTGCCTTTGCCGGCTGTTACAGGTGGGGCTGTATCGTCGCGACCACCGCTCCCGGTGACCAACTTCGCCGGGATCCGTGTTGTGCACGTCTATAGAGGTTATGATAGCGCGGACAGAGACGCTGCCGTCACAGTGCCGCTAAGCCAGCCAAACGCCGCTGTAGTCCATCGGAGAGGTGGCATGGGATCGCTGCTCGCTTGTCCCATCAGCCTTACCCGGCGTGCAAGGACTGTTTGTCCTGGGCGAGAGTGCCACTTGGGCTGCATGCCGTATCATTCAAGGCCAGAGGCATCTCTGGCCACTCTTCTCGAGCTCGAGACGCTTGCGGGAGTCGCTGAGCACTacccgccgcggctgcgagCTGCTCGCGTGCTGGACGCGCCGCGGCGCTACtgtcaccactgccgccgcctgaAGGCGCCACGCGAGCACCACTGCGTCATATGCGACGAATGTATCGCAAAAATGGACCACCATTGCCCGTGGATCAACaactgcgtcggcgcggagAACCAGCGCTACTTTCTGCTGCTTGTCTGGTGGCTCTGGGCAGGGACGCTGCTGGCCTCCACCTTCATGGGGTACGGTTACATACATGAGCGCAGCAACGCCCGCAAGCTGAGGCATCTGCGCAGGCAGTGGAGGACATCACCGTACAAGGCCGCCGTGGAGGCGGAactgcgtgcgctgcgcatgCCCTACGGCCCTGCTGGTGTGCTTCTCACATCGTCCTTGGCGATCCTTACCTTGGGCCTGACGGTTATAATTTTTCTCTGCATGTCGCTCTTCCTGTACGTCAACCAGCGCCTGGTGCTGGAGAACACAACGGCGATTGAGTGCATCTACGTGGATGAGAAGCGCAAACGCGTCTACCAGTCCACAGACTTTACGTACCGCAACCCGTACGACTTGGGGAAATGGCTGAACTTTGTCgacctcttctcccccgcGCGTGACCCCTTTGTGAAGatggagctggaggcggaggcggagacaGCTCGGAAGGCCACTGTCAATCGCCCTGGCGGTTGGGCAAGCGACCGTGGGCCGAGATGGAGGAGCACCGCAAGACAATTGGTGCAGCGCCTGGCCGTCGTCGTGTGGCTCACCGGCTTTCCGACCTTCCGGCCAATCTACGGAGATGGGGTGCACTACCCCATCTTTGACTCGCTTGCCTCTGGCGAGCCGCACCCGCTACTGGCGGTGTAG
- a CDS encoding hypothetical protein (TriTrypDB/GeneDB-style sysID: LpmP.21.1620): MNGVAHRTRAVTLPSCLRRRRTAASSPSLCLSQEHAACASAPARYLFTSSLLSKLGDSVASKVSQLAESVWLADEKLVTEPRRKFEPKRVANTSLAERLAAQRNVRRCLVPTSIKVDKSRQYVEFTWPEEAVEAMRSVSLKTHTPDVAESPKTSTGKSSSPAASSQVAGSATASVDHASARDQSSAPCPSPRLLCVPPGMPLRTRALAEYLRAYTPSTDGALGDKDIVIYGRRGIAIVKVIPVGNYALRFVFSDGHSGGIYSYEYLYYLTGPTTKYGLMRGYITELRQRRKSRDPPKRSPSIKYANLLAQNAATAAKH; the protein is encoded by the coding sequence ATGAACGGCGTGGCGCACCGCACTCGTGCCGTCACGCTTCCATCGTGCCTACGCCGTCGGCGTACAgccgcatcgtcgccgtcgttgtgCTTGTCGCAGGAGCACGCggcgtgcgcctctgcccCAGCGCGCTACCTCTTTACCTCCTCGCTTCTTAGCAAGCTCGGAGACTCGGTCGCCTCCAAGGTGTCACAGCTCGCGGAGAGCGTCTGGCTAGCAGATGAGAAACTCGTGACGGAGCCACGCCGCAAGTTCGAGCCGAAGCGCGTCGCCAACACAAGTCTGGCAgagcgcctcgctgcgcaaCGAAATGTGCGGCGGTGTCTCGTCCCAACAAGTATCAAGGTGGACAAGTCGCGGCAGTACGTTGAGTTCACGTGGCCTGAAGAGGCAGTCgaggcgatgcgcagcgtctctctcaagacgcacacgcccgATGTGGCAGAGTCGCCTAAGACCTCGACTGGCAAATCTTCTTCCCCGGCAGCTTCGTCACAAGTGGCCGGAAGCGCCACTGCTTCTGTTGATCATGCATCAGCTAGAGATCAGAGCAGTGCGCCTTGCCCATCTCCCCGCCTCCTTTGCGTCCCTCCTGGCATGCCTCTTCGGACGCGCGCACTGGCCGAGTACCTGCGCGCCTACACTCCCAGCACCGACGGCGCACTCGGTGACAAGGACATCGTCATCTACGGTCGTCGCGGCATCGCAATTGTCAAGGTCATTCCTGTCGGCAACTACGCCCTGCGCTTTGTCTTCTCTGATGGTCACAGTGGCGGCATCTACAGCTACGAGTACCTTTACTACCTCACGGGCCCCACCACCAAGTACGGCTTGATGCGGGGTTACATCacggagctgcggcagcgtcgcaaGTCGCGCGATCCGCCAAAACGTTCCCCGTCCATCAAGTACGCCAACCTGCTTGCGCAAAATGCCGCGACAGCCGCAAAGCACTAG
- a CDS encoding hypothetical protein (TriTrypDB/GeneDB-style sysID: LpmP.21.1630) produces MIRFRGNHYKQLLTQLPRNLLVFDGHCLLCQARVRYVLERNFSFFSLLSYVMCRVEDDLAEGLDRHQIYFASLDSKEGANVRRLFFQRTPSSSAACASSSTAPPQPVLPVPEDLVLVFIEKVPSQTAKFLACVRPGGVAADDRTLFQNTTTAATYGRGVAASASTTSSSSTASARLVDAAETDLFVSTNYTAMCRVGMHLDRFLIRLLFRFLYCAVPTSMGDCWFERYVCCRRKNIWGTSEQDAVKVSGIIEGMVARRWVWRGVSSNPPRR; encoded by the coding sequence ATGATCCGCTTTCGCGGGAACCACtacaagcagctgctgacaCAGCTACCGCGCAATCTGTTGGTCTTTGATGGGCATTGCCTGCTTTGTCAAGCCCGCGTGCGTTACGTACTGGAGCGCAACTTTAGCTTCTTTAGTCTCCTCAGCTATGTGATGTGTAGAGTAGAGGACGACCTAGCAGAGGGTCTGGACCGCCACCAGATCTATTTCGCCTCCCTCGACTCAAAGGAAGGAGCCAATGTGCGCCGCTTATTCTTTCAGCGtacgccttcctcctccgcagcgtgCGCGTCTTCCtcgacggcaccgccgcagccggTGCTCCCTGTGCCCGAGGACCTTGTACTTGTGTTCATCGAGAAGGTGCCCTCTCAGACAGCCAAGTTTCTCGCCTGTGTCCGGCCAGGCGGGGTTGCCGCGGATGACCGCACGCTCTTTCAAAACACAACGACAGCGGCTACCTATGGTCGCGGTGTTGCTGCCTCTGCGtcgacgacgtcgtcgtcctccaccgccagTGCGCGGCTCGTTGACGCTGCTGAGACGGACCTCTTCGTCTCCACTAACTACACAGCTATGTGTCGGGTCGGCATGCACCTTGACCGGTTTCTCattcgcctcctcttccgcttccTGTACTGCGCCGTGCCAACCTCGATGGGCGACTGCTGGTTTGAGCGATACGTGTGTTGCCGTCGGAAGAACATTTGGGGCACCTCAGAGCAGGATGCGGTGAAGGTTAGCGGCATTATTGAGGGAATGGTGGCGCGTCGGTGGGTGTGGCGAGGGGTCAGCAGCAACCCGCCGCGGCGATAA
- a CDS encoding 2-oxoisovalerate dehydrogenase alpha subunit, putative (TriTrypDB/GeneDB-style sysID: LpmP.21.1640) — translation MLRISRVARCNALAAAIAGRASLSDAFRQVQNVWNVDFKDGPVTTSTLTFNEEPDPAAPIFHVLDLQGRVVLDDVMGCGVAATSFSDVNEANKIELQNAEHGEIFRYRLKDEASVITRQVAERMMLAMLTHNTMDKIMLEAQRQGRISFYMTMFGEEAAVIGAAAGLASNDELFAQYREAGILTYRGYTIPEFIAQCMGNCECDLKGRQMPIHYGSTRLHAQMISSPLATQIPHGAGAGYAFRLDNLALATSLPSGTLLSTVPEARICATFFGEGAASEGDFHAGLNFASTVGSHTLFFARNNGYAISTPTHSQYKGDGILSRAMGYGIPAARVDGLDALAVYHTVRKAREMILNSHRPVLVEALTYRLSHHSSSDDSNAYRSRDEIVHFAETFNPIQRFEQFMTQLGWWTPEQSKEIVEKTRKEVLSELRRQEKLPAWPVSTLCDDVFEYPTPELERQKAQLVEHYEAHRSTYDQETL, via the coding sequence ATGCTCCGCATCTCACGGGTAGCGCGCTGCAACgcactcgctgccgccatcgccggcCGTGCCTCGCTAAGTGACGCGTTCCGCCAAGTGCAGAATGTGTGGAACGTTGACTTCAAGGATGGCCCGGTGACCACAAGCACCTTAACATTCAATGAGGAGCCTGACCCGGCTGCGCCAATCTTTCATGTGCTCGACTTGCAAGGCCGTGTCGTTTTGGACGACGTGATGGGCTGCGGGGTCGCTGCGACATCGTTTTCAGACGTCAACGAGGCTAACAAAATTGAGCTGCAGAACGCCGAACATGGCGAGATATTTCGATATCGCCTAAAGGACGAAGCCAGTGTCATCACTCGCCAAGTAGCAGAGCGCATGATGTTGGCGATGCTGACGCACAACACGATGGATAAAATCATGCTTGAAGCGCAGCGACAGGGCCGCATCTCCTTTTACATGACGATGttcggcgaggaggcagccgttatcggtgcggctgctggactGGCCAGCAACGACGAACTCTTTGCGCAGTACCGAGAGGCGGGTATCCTGACGTACCGCGGCTACACAATTCCCGAGTTCATCGCACAGTGCATGGGCAACTGCGAATGCGACTTGAAGGGCCGCCAGATGCCCATCCACTACGGCAGTACGCGTCTGCATGCGCAGATGATCAGCTCCCCGCTCGCCACGCAGATCCCACACGGTGCCGGCGCAGGCTACGCGTTTCGGCTCGATAACCTCGCGCTCGCGACGAGCCTGCCGTCTGGAACGCTGTTGTCCACAGTTCCGGAGGCGCGCATCTGTGCCACCTTCTTCGGCGAGGGCGCCGCGAGCGAGGGCGACTTCCACGCTGGACTGAACTTTGCTAGCACCGTTGGCTCGCACACCCTTTTCTTTGCACGCAACAATGGCTATGCCATCTCCACGCCAACCCACAGCCAGTACAAGGGGGATGGCATTTTGAGCCGTGCGATGGGCTACGGTATCCCGGCCGCCCGCGTCGACGGCCTCGACGCGCTGGCAGTGTACCACACAGTGCGCAAGGCACGTGAGATGATCCTGAACAGTCACCGACCTGTCCTGGTGGAAGCACTGACGTACCGCCTCTCGCACCACTCGTCCTCGGACGACAGTAATGCGTACCGCTCGCGGGACGAGATTGTGCACTTTGCGGAGACCTTTAACCCCATCCAGCGCTTTGAGCAGTTCATGACCCAGCTCGGCTGGTGGACACCCGAGCAGTCAAAGGAGATTGTCGAGAAGACGCGCAAGGAGGTACTCAGCGAGCTACGTCGGCAAGAGAAGCTGCCCGCATGGCCGGTCTCCACCCTGTGCGATGACGTCTTTGAATACCCAACACCAGAGCTGGAGCGGcagaaggcgcagctggtggagcACTACGAGGCGCATCGGTCTACCTACGATCAGGAAACGCTCTAG
- a CDS encoding hypothetical protein (TriTrypDB/GeneDB-style sysID: LpmP.21.1650) yields the protein MSRLYTAKEVRAHAFDDDAYVSLNGKVLDLTPLIAAYKASPKFAHLTKPLVQVAGTDISHWWDAEADDLRTCVDVTSGMRTYAMPLGRVLHMPTIYPDSNIDLNYDIPWWKDPQYIIGALTSRTRRIRIVNTLTGDETTLEVCAEETLEELLRERYLSINAHARSYTWTRLDPDPRELDMSRTLEENGIHDEADSFEDLGLNADYYIPAIHLYYNDDLTEA from the coding sequence ATGTCGCGCCTCTACACGGCCAAGGAAGTACGCGCGCACGCCTTCGACGATGACGCGTACGTTTCACTGAATGGCAAAGTGCTCGACCTAACTCCGCTAATCGCCGCCTACAAGGCAAGTCCGAAGTTCGCACATCTCACGAAGCCCCTCGTGCAGGTGGCCGGCACCGACATCTCGCACTGGTGGGATGCCGAGGCGGATGACCTCCGGACCTGCGTAGATGTGACTAGCGGCATGCGCACTTACGCGATGCCGCTGGGCCGTGTGCTACACATGCCCACCATCTACCCCGACTCCAACATTGACCTCAACTACGACATTCCGTGGTGGAAGGACCCGCAGTACATCATCGGAGCCCTGACAAGTCGCACGCGCCGTATCCGCATTGTGAATACACTCACCGGCGACGAGACGACGCTGGAGGTGTGTGCGGAGGAAACCCTAGAAGAGCTCCTACGCGAGCGCTACCTCTCCATAAACGCGCACGCGCGGAGTTATACGTGGACGCGGCTAGACCCCGACCCGCGCGAGCTCGATATGTCCCGCACGCTCGAGGAGAACGGCATACACGACGAGGCGGACTCCTTCGAGGACTTGGGACTGAACGCAGACTACTACATCCCTGCCATTCACCTTTACTATAACGATGACCTCACGGAGGCATGa
- the PRMT5 gene encoding arginine N-methyltransferase, type II, putative (TriTrypDB/GeneDB-style sysID: LpmP.21.1660) — MSVDGGGISNDPDKQTTVSAMEENYCLHGREQFQNQWARTGVFSPASLRVYGVTGEPVLMRSIKQVRMLGATFGTCFLGRFPQSKLPLSLEDNGTTAVTQRGGLYDSLPFSSLLLGPCPPSNMMADPRMLDQAWSREVAGTWSALHMPSEWCQTMNGVVTEISWSTRAQRQRIAEQLELAAFMCLRAVQVPLPFYATDTPWSCDDDSSDEKDKDGGTTMGTRGSTQTISAEEANQRNVRAACLAADVVLSFIQQCPRVKVWVRCDACNPAHRYQLQRLRQAVLYGYSTHRKDTEQLMYRINTPCSVTNMATNSMSDALPSSSSPCCRVVHTEAAASLMALLYYSTWNPRMLLPSEWFGEDVVGFECPTASALLACLAPHGVAPQEHPHYRPSTTLAEKDAEEAQEYEYQNNAYHDKDGAPLQRTPPACLDGESEASQADYSLGDGYDSVTEHEASHPADSGAVAANGSPGSAPASFSEKAADCRRSEVLQHRYTYVMPEDLQPTVASRWAGTYPPFVSALTFIVELLRRRVMPVFDRTFFDQYALLNYLHFKAVEEPTRDVFASFEGQLQLPLQPLSQHLSSGVYEVFERDARKYRQYREAVFHYVRDWYAAGVEQQHAQQNSEFFAKHGVMKRVPVTSADERTLHLVLLGCGRGPLIDECLNAVSALGVRLRIFAIEKNLPAASFTRMRWANDPEWTQLAYTFGHTLEVIVADGRAIATAEENNSLTLPADFGLCDLIVSELLGSLGDNELSPECLEAFHAQLKDIQHRRGIAFNPYLTCIPQQYTAWVAPLMSASFDAAVMEAATRGLTVPPPGCSDHHAALHHTLLVTNLSRAVTLAPPQPCWTFEHRFSSSYDDKRDYGTMKQQVPVLLERSASLLFEVPPRGRCSGLAGYFSAVLYQSATAPATIIATTPAQRTEDMYSWFPCVFALEPAQQMELHEVGQSSAEQKPMVAVRVQLDRRASPAERKVWYEWSVIYGDVAAAQKSPSAGHGAAAAPVVHNKNGWAASMRL; from the coding sequence ATGTCGGTCGATGGCGGTGGCATCAGCAATGACCCTGATAAGCAGACGACCGTCTCGGCCATGGAGGAAAACTACTGCCTGCACGGCCGAGAGCAATTTCAAAATCAGTGGGCGCGCACTGGCGTGTTCTCTCCCGCTTCACTGCGTGTGTACGGCGTCACCGGCGAGCCCGTGCTGATGCGCTCCATCAAGCAAGTACGCATGTTGGGTGCCACGTTTGGCACGTGCTTTCTCGGCCGCTTTCCGCAGTCCAAGTTGCCGCTGTCCCTCGAGGACAACGGTaccaccgccgtcacgcagcgcggcggtCTCTACGATTCATTGCCCTTTAGCTCTCTCTTACTGGGTCCATGCCCTCCGTCGAACATGATGGCTGATCCCCGCATGCTGGACCAGGCGTGGAGCAGGGAGGTGGCCGGGACGTGGAGTGCGCTGCACATGCCGTCGGAGTGGTGCCAGACGATGAACGGCGTCGTGACGGAGATAAGTTGGTCcacgcgtgcgcagcggcagcgtatTGCAGAGCAGCTTGAGCTCGCCGCCTTCATGTGCCTACGCGCCGTGCAGGTACCGTTGCCGTTCTACGCCACTGACACACCATGGTCCTGCGATGACGACAGCAGTGATGAGAAAGACAAGGACGGAGGCACCACAATGGGCACGCGTGGCAGCACGCAGACAATTAGCGCTGAAGAGGCGAATCAGCGCAACGTCCGCGCTGCCTGTCTTGCCGCGGATGTCGTGCTGTCGTTTATTCAGCAATGCCCCAGGGTGAAGGTGTGGGTACGCTGCGATGCCTGCAACCCTGCCCATCGCTACCAGCTacagcgcctccgccaggCCGTTCTATACGGCTACTCTACTCACAGGAAGGACACAGAGCAATTGATGTACCGCATCAATACACCGTGCAGCGTCACCAACATGGCGACGAACTCTATGTCTGATGCACTGCCATCGTCTTCGTCTCCGTGTTGCAGGGTGGTGCATACGGAGGCCGCTGCATCGTTGATGGCGCTGCTCTACTACTCAACGTGGAACCCGCGCATGCTGCTGCCAAGCGAGTGGTTCGGTGAGGACGTTGTTGGCTTTGAGTGCCCTACTGCCTCGGCACTGCTAGCGTGTCTGGCACCACACGGAGTCGCGCCGCAGGAGCATCCGCACTACCGCCCTAGCACCACTTTGGCGGAGAAAGACGCtgaagaggcgcaggagTATGAGTACCAAAACAACGCCTACCACGACAAGGACGGCGCGCCGCTCCAGCGCACGCCGCCAGCCTGCCTCGACGGCGAGAGTGAGGCGAGCCAAGCGGACTACTCGCTCGGTGACGGGTACGATAGTGTGACAGAGCACGAAGCGAGCCACCCCGCCGACTCgggtgcggtggcggctaATGGCAGCCCCGGCTCGGCCCCCGCCTCATTCTCGGAGAAGGCGGCTGACTGTCGCCGCTCTGAGGTGCTACAGCACCGCTACACCTACGTGATGCCAGAGGATCTTCAGCCGACTGTGGCCTCCCGCTGGGCTGGCACCTACCCGCCCTTTGTCAGCGCGTTGACCTTCAttgtggagctgctgcgccggcgcgtGATGCCGGTGTTTGATCGCACTTTCTTTGACCAGTACGCGCTACTCAACTACCTCCATTTCAAGGCCGTCGAGGAGCCGACCCGGGACGTCTTCGCCTCATTCGAGGGCCAACTGCAACTGCCCCTTCAGCCACTGAGCCAACACCTGTCGAGTGGCGTCTACGAAGTGTTCGAGCGCGACGCACGAAAATATCGGCAGTACCGCGAGGCAGTCTTTCACTACGTGCGGGACTGGTACGCCGCTggggtggagcagcagcacgcgcagcagaaCAGCGAGTTCTTCGCGAAGCACGGTGTCATGAAGCGGGTGCCGGTGACCTCGGCGGACGAGCGGACACTTCACCTCGTGCTTCTCGGTTGCGGCCGCGGCCCGCTGATTGATGAGTGCCTCAACGCTGTCTCTGCGCTGGGCGTGCGACTGCGCATCTTCGCCATTGAAAAGAATCTCCCAGCTGCCTCCTTCACGCGTATGCGGTGGGCGAATGACCCGGAGTGGACGCAGCTGGCCTACACCTTTGGCCACACGCTCGAGGTGATCGTCGCCGATGGGCGCGCCATTGCAACTGCGGAGGAAAATAACTCGCTCACCTTGCCGGCGGACTTTGGTCTATGCGACCTCATTGTGTCTGAGCTGCTCGGGAGTCTGGGCGACAACGAACTTAGCCCGGAGTGCCTGGAGGCCTTCCACGCCCAGCTCAAGGAcatccagcaccgccgcggcattGCCTTCAACCCGTACCTCACGTGCATTCCACAGCAATATACTGCTTGGGTGGCGCCGCTCATGTCCGCCAGCTTTGATGCCgcggtgatggaggcggcaaCGAGGGGGTTgacagtgccgccgccaggCTGCAGCGACCACCACGCCGCCCTTCACCACACGCTGCTTGTCACTAATCTCAGCAGGGCGGTCACGCTAGCGCCTCCGCAACCGTGCTGGACCTTCGAGCACcggttcagcagcagctacgaCGACAAGCGCGACTACGGCACGATGAAGCAGCAGGTGCCCGTGTTGCTGGAGCGGTCGGCGAGTCTTCTCTTTGAagtgccgccgcgcggccgctgcagcggcttggCTGGATACTTCTCCGCGGTGCTCTACCAGTCGGCGACCGCGCCAGCCACGAtcatcgccaccacccctGCTCAGCGGACGGAGGACATGTACAGCTGGTTTCCCTGCGTCTTCGCCCTCGAGCCGGCCCAGCAGATGGAGCTGCACGAAGTGGGGCAATCGTCGGCAGAACAGAAACCCATGGTTGCTGTTCGTGTACAGCTGGATCGCCGGGCGAGCCCGGCGGAGCGGAAGGTGTGGTATGAATGGAGTGTCATCTACGGTGATGTGGCAGCGGCTCAGAAGTCGCCGAGCGCTggccacggcgctgcggctgcaccggTGGTTCACAACAAGAACGGCTGGGCTGCCTCGATGCGCCTGTGA